In Vigna angularis cultivar LongXiaoDou No.4 chromosome 8, ASM1680809v1, whole genome shotgun sequence, one DNA window encodes the following:
- the LOC108345994 gene encoding uncharacterized protein LOC108345994 gives MALPSEPQRRRGHHNNHIATFLQSTASNFVSLFNPPNPPSLTLPHPPSSLSLPLFFGPPFSASNALDSTASTAEPARPATKSVSVARLGANGKGGGRGPAFVGQVFSMCDLSGTGLMAVSTHFELPFMSKRTPEWLKKIFAAITKSERNGPVFRFFIDLGDAVSYVKKLNIPSGVVGACRLDLAYEHFKEKPHLFQFVPNEKQVKAANKLLKAISQHGVRKKVDGVPVFSAENLDIAIATTDGIKWYTPYFFDKNMLDNILEEAVDQHFHTLIQTRHMQRRRDVVDDNLAAEVIEEMGDSLGEPPEVQELLDEMGHPSIPLSVISKAAELQFHYTVDKVFLGNRWLRKATGIQPKFPYLVDSFERRSEASYLRATESRRCLENPEVEDDRKISECIDSSNCSLDDNTEAIRQPSFRLSLPFGNWFHHLWPKRCHEKAGSSKKGVNKEDTKSTPFLPKVTMVGLSTEEAGQMSKANLKKTMEDLTKELEKTELDNMSGGGCKEGTMEDRDPLFVANVGDYYSSLGRAGSGRWIRGGNN, from the exons ATGGCTCTTCCGTCAGAGCCTCAACGTCGTCGCGGCCACCACAACAACCACATCGCCACCTTCCTCCAATCCACTGCCTCCAACTTTGTCTCTCTCTTCAATCCACCAAACCCTCCGTCTCTGACGCTCCCGCACCCGCCCTCTTcactttctctccctctcttcttcGGGCCGCCGTTCTCAGCCTCAAACGCCCTTGACTCCACCGCGAGCACCGCCGAGCCCGCGCGCCCTGCCACAAAATCGGTGAGCGTCGCTCGGCTAGGCGCCAATGGGAAGGGCGGCGGCCGGGGGCCTGCCTTCGTTGGGCAGGTGTTCAGCATGTGCGACCTCTCCGGAACGGGCCTCATGGCCGTTTCCACGCATTTTGAACTTCCCTTCATGTCGAAAAG AACCCCTGAGTGgctgaaaaaaatatttgcagCGATCACCAAGAGTGAGAGGAATGGCCCTGTATTTCGCTTTTTTATTGATCTAGGAGATGCAG TTTCATATGTCAAAAAGCTGAATATTCCAAGTGGTGTGGTCGGTGCCTGTCGTCTTGACCTGGCTTATGAACATTTCAAG GAAAAACCTCACTTGTTCCAGTTTGTTCCAAATGAGAAGCAG GTCAAGGCAGCCAATAAACTTCTGAAGGCAATATCACAGCATGGTGTCAGGAAAAAGGTTGACGGGGTTCCTGTGTTTAGTGCCGAGAACTTAGATATTGCAATAGCAACTACAGATGGGATTAAATG GTATACTCCCTACTTCTTTGATAAAAACATGCTTGATAATATTCTGGAAGAAGCTGTTGATCAACATTTCCATACCTTAATCCAAACTCGGCACATGCAGCGGCGGCGGGATGTGGTTGATGACAACTTGGCCGCAGAAGTGATTGAGGAAATGGGAGATAGTCTTGGGGAGCCACCAGAG GTTCAGGAGTTGCTTGACGAAATGGGTCATCCTAGTATACCACTAAGTGTTATTTCAAAAGCTGCTGAACTCCAGTTCCACTATACTGTTGACAAAGTATTTCTGGGTAATAGGTGGTTGCGAAAAGCAACAGGCATACAACCTAAATTTCCGTATTTGGTTGACTCATTTGAGAGAAg AAGTGAAGCTTCTTATCTGAGAGCTACCGAATCAAGGCGCTGCCTTGAGAACCCTGAAGTGGAAGATGATAGGAAAATTTCTGAATGCATAGATTCTTCTAATTGCAGTTTGGATGACAATACTGAAGCAATCAGACAACCTAGTTTCAGGCTAAGTCTACCATTTGGTAATTGGTTTCATCACCTATGGCCAAAACGGTGTCATGAAAAAGCAGGATCATCTAAAAAAGGTGTAAATAAGGAAGATACGAAATCAACCCCCTTTCTTCCAAAAGTTACAATGGTTGGTCTCTCTACAGAGGAAGCAGGCCAGATGAGCAAAGCAAATTTAAAGAAGACAATGGAGGATTTGACGAAAGAGTTAGAGAAGACAGAGCTAGATAATATGTCAGGTGGTGGCTGTAAAGAGGGCACAATGGAAGATAGGGATCCACTATTTGTGGCAAATGTGGGCGATTACTATTCTAGTTTGGGAAGAGCAGGATCTGGTCGCTGGATCAGAGGAGGAAACAACTAA
- the LOC108346066 gene encoding uncharacterized protein At3g49140 isoform X1, with translation MMIIEPPIAVRFHAGAAAPPHNNRSMWSADDVNGVRYVASCRLACSCGFDVPRIIIRDQKHYSRPLLRVRSKVYTGTPFTRRNKLVKSRIRASLENLGSAQDPIKKNEKSSYHPFEELAVSSSENTEDATLSAAETSRTIIEVNSKATLMFSSLISDEFHENIIWPDLPYLTDEHGNIYFQVKNGEDVLQSLTTENNFVQVIVGINSMEMISEMDLSGPSEIDFGIEEIDEEDSEGFEDSDEGDEDEDEDENEDYDSEWVAAFSDDDEQDDDETLADWAKLETMQSSHPMYFAKKLAEIASDDPVDWMEQPPACVAIQGVIRAAFVEEHSTIQKHLSAGQSSDTDISKTIESKGENIGVINGHVLNSGSSGDDASHQVENNENSIVPISEAPFYKLEMIKIQVFSAQGQPTVLEVEDYMKAQPDVIAHSASKIISRLKADGEKTLQALKSLCWRCKGIQVEEAQLICVDSLGFDLRVCSGTQIQTLRFSFKKRATSEYSAERQLNDILFPRTHPKQQKMKQTHQNEC, from the exons atgaTGATAATCGAGCCTCCCATCGCCGTCCGCTTCCACGCCGGAGCCGCCGCGCCACCTC ATAATAATCGTTCAATGTGGAGTGCTGATGATGTGAACGGTGTGCGTTATGTTGCGTCGTGCCGGCTCGCATGCAGCTGTGGTTTTGATGTGCCTCG GATTATTATCAGAGATCAAAAGCACTACAGCCGCCCTTTATTGAG GGTAAGAAGTAAAGTATACACAGGCACTCCATTCACAAGAAGAAACAAACTTGTAAAGAGTAGAATTAGGGCATCATTGGAGAATCTGGGCTCAGCTCAGGATCctataaagaaaaatgagaagtCATCCTATCATCCATTTGAAGAACTTGCGGTGTCGTCATCAGAGAATACTGAAGATGCAACACTTTCAGCTGCAGAAACAAGCAGAACAATTATTGAG GTTAACAGCAAAGCAACACTGATGTTCTCAAGTTTGATTAGTGATGAATttcatgaaaatattatttggcCAGATTTGCCTTATTTGACTGATGAGCATGGAA ATATCTACTTTCAAGTGAAGAACGGTGAAGATGTCCTGCAGTCCCTAACAacagaaaataattttgtg CAAGTCATTGTTGGTATTAATTCCATGGAAATGATCTCCGAGATGGACTTGTCTGGTCCTTCAGAAATTGACTTTGGGATCGAAGAAATTGATGAGGAAGATTCTGAGGGTTTTGAGGATAGTGATGAAggggatgaagatgaagatgaagatgaaaatgaagattatGATTCG GAATGGGTGGCTGCTTTCTCAGATGACGATGAGCAAGATGATGATGAAACACTTGCAGACTGGGCAAAATTGGAGACTATGCAATCTTCTCATCCAATGTACTTTGCCAAAAAGTTGGCTGAG atTGCTTCCGATGATCCTGTTGATTGGATGGAGCAGCCTCCGGCTTGTGTGGCCATCCAAGGGGTTATAAGGGCTGCTTTTGTTGAAGAACATTCTACAATACAGAAGCACCTATCTGCTGGTCAATCCAGTGACACCGACATAAGTAAAACCATAGAAAGTAAAGGGGAAAATATTGGTGTGATTAATGGTCATGTGCTTAATTCAGGATCTTCTGGAGATGATGCATCACATCAGGTTGAAAACAATGAGAATAGTATTGTCCCCATTAGTGAAGCTCCATTTTACAAATTGGAGATGATTAAAATTCAAGTGTTTTCTGCACAAGGGCAACCT ACTGTCCTTGAAGTAGAAGATTACATGAAAGCCCAACCTGATGTTATTGCACACTCTGCTTCCAAAATCATATCTCGTTTGAAAGCTGATGGAGAAAAAACCTTGCAAGCCCTTAAGTCCTTGTGTTGGAGATGCAAGGGTATTCAAGTGGAG GAAGCACAACTTATCTGTGTAGACTCGCTCGGATTTGACCTAAGAGTTTGTTCTGGGACCCAGATTCAAACACTGAGATTTTCATTCAAGAAAAGG GCCACATCAGAGTACAGTGCTGAGAGACAACTCAATGATATACTATTTCCAAGAACTCACCCCAAGCAGCAAAAAATGAAGCAAACACATCAAAATGAATGCTAA
- the LOC108346066 gene encoding uncharacterized protein At3g49140 isoform X2, with translation MMIIEPPIAVRFHAGAAAPPHNNRSMWSADDVNGVRYVASCRLACSCGFDVPRVRSKVYTGTPFTRRNKLVKSRIRASLENLGSAQDPIKKNEKSSYHPFEELAVSSSENTEDATLSAAETSRTIIEVNSKATLMFSSLISDEFHENIIWPDLPYLTDEHGNIYFQVKNGEDVLQSLTTENNFVQVIVGINSMEMISEMDLSGPSEIDFGIEEIDEEDSEGFEDSDEGDEDEDEDENEDYDSEWVAAFSDDDEQDDDETLADWAKLETMQSSHPMYFAKKLAEIASDDPVDWMEQPPACVAIQGVIRAAFVEEHSTIQKHLSAGQSSDTDISKTIESKGENIGVINGHVLNSGSSGDDASHQVENNENSIVPISEAPFYKLEMIKIQVFSAQGQPTVLEVEDYMKAQPDVIAHSASKIISRLKADGEKTLQALKSLCWRCKGIQVEEAQLICVDSLGFDLRVCSGTQIQTLRFSFKKRATSEYSAERQLNDILFPRTHPKQQKMKQTHQNEC, from the exons atgaTGATAATCGAGCCTCCCATCGCCGTCCGCTTCCACGCCGGAGCCGCCGCGCCACCTC ATAATAATCGTTCAATGTGGAGTGCTGATGATGTGAACGGTGTGCGTTATGTTGCGTCGTGCCGGCTCGCATGCAGCTGTGGTTTTGATGTGCCTCG GGTAAGAAGTAAAGTATACACAGGCACTCCATTCACAAGAAGAAACAAACTTGTAAAGAGTAGAATTAGGGCATCATTGGAGAATCTGGGCTCAGCTCAGGATCctataaagaaaaatgagaagtCATCCTATCATCCATTTGAAGAACTTGCGGTGTCGTCATCAGAGAATACTGAAGATGCAACACTTTCAGCTGCAGAAACAAGCAGAACAATTATTGAG GTTAACAGCAAAGCAACACTGATGTTCTCAAGTTTGATTAGTGATGAATttcatgaaaatattatttggcCAGATTTGCCTTATTTGACTGATGAGCATGGAA ATATCTACTTTCAAGTGAAGAACGGTGAAGATGTCCTGCAGTCCCTAACAacagaaaataattttgtg CAAGTCATTGTTGGTATTAATTCCATGGAAATGATCTCCGAGATGGACTTGTCTGGTCCTTCAGAAATTGACTTTGGGATCGAAGAAATTGATGAGGAAGATTCTGAGGGTTTTGAGGATAGTGATGAAggggatgaagatgaagatgaagatgaaaatgaagattatGATTCG GAATGGGTGGCTGCTTTCTCAGATGACGATGAGCAAGATGATGATGAAACACTTGCAGACTGGGCAAAATTGGAGACTATGCAATCTTCTCATCCAATGTACTTTGCCAAAAAGTTGGCTGAG atTGCTTCCGATGATCCTGTTGATTGGATGGAGCAGCCTCCGGCTTGTGTGGCCATCCAAGGGGTTATAAGGGCTGCTTTTGTTGAAGAACATTCTACAATACAGAAGCACCTATCTGCTGGTCAATCCAGTGACACCGACATAAGTAAAACCATAGAAAGTAAAGGGGAAAATATTGGTGTGATTAATGGTCATGTGCTTAATTCAGGATCTTCTGGAGATGATGCATCACATCAGGTTGAAAACAATGAGAATAGTATTGTCCCCATTAGTGAAGCTCCATTTTACAAATTGGAGATGATTAAAATTCAAGTGTTTTCTGCACAAGGGCAACCT ACTGTCCTTGAAGTAGAAGATTACATGAAAGCCCAACCTGATGTTATTGCACACTCTGCTTCCAAAATCATATCTCGTTTGAAAGCTGATGGAGAAAAAACCTTGCAAGCCCTTAAGTCCTTGTGTTGGAGATGCAAGGGTATTCAAGTGGAG GAAGCACAACTTATCTGTGTAGACTCGCTCGGATTTGACCTAAGAGTTTGTTCTGGGACCCAGATTCAAACACTGAGATTTTCATTCAAGAAAAGG GCCACATCAGAGTACAGTGCTGAGAGACAACTCAATGATATACTATTTCCAAGAACTCACCCCAAGCAGCAAAAAATGAAGCAAACACATCAAAATGAATGCTAA
- the LOC108343879 gene encoding pentatricopeptide repeat-containing protein At4g21190: MLALMDSPLLIAKTFEIIKIPASTRCTVVCAAKGPRPRYPRVWKTNKKIGTISKSEKLVKSIKELSNVKEEVYGALDSYVAWELEFPLITVKKALKTLEYEREWKRVIQVTKWMLSKGQGKTMGSYFTLINALVNDDRLDEAEELWTKLLMRYMESLPRRFFDKMISIYHKRGMHEKMFEIFADIEELAMRPSMSIVSMVGEAFIELGMLDKYHKLHAKYPPPEWEYRYSRGRRIKVKVQPPSKQVNTYTERRENVEQDSDLNKNYESSEETSGIIDDQQVRHDNDVTIYMEPEQISDIAERIDDEQLRQEADVTSNELEQISENSNHSMETILDV, from the exons ATGCTTGCACTGATGGATTCTCCTCTACTTATTGCTAAAACATTTGAAATCATTAAAATACCAGCCAGTACACGGTGCACTGTG gTATGTGCTGCAAAAGGTCCAAGACCAAGGTATCCCCGAGTTTGGAagactaataaaaaaattgggaCCATTTCCAAGTCTGAGAAGCTTGTTAAGTCT ATTAAGGAACTGTCAAATGTCAAAGAAGAAGTTTATGGAGCTCTTGATTCCTATGTTGCTTGGGAATTAGAGTTCCCTTTAATTACAGTAAAAAAGGCGCTCAAGACCCTAGAATACGAACGAGAGTGGAAGCGTGTAATACAG GTAACAAAGTGGATGTTAAGCAAAGGTCAAGGAAAGACAATGGGAAgctattttacattaattaatgcTTTAGTAAACGATGACCGACTTGATGAAGCTGAAGAGCTTTGGACAAAGTTATTAATGCGGTATATGGAAAGTTTGCCTCGTAGattttttgataaaatgatATCTATCTACCATAAGAGGGGCATGCATGAGAAGATGTTTGAG ATATTTGCAGACATTGAGGAGCTTGCTATGCGACCTAGTATGTCTATTGTGTCAATGGTTGGGGAAGCCTTTATAGAGCTGGGTATGCTGGACAAATACCATAAGTTGCATGCAAAATATCCACCACCAGAATGGGAATATAGATACAGCAGAGGAAGGCGTATAAAAGTCAAAGTGCAACCTCCATCTAAACAGGTCAACACATACACAGAAAGGCGTGAGAATGTTGAACAAGACTCAGACTTAAACAAGAATTATGAATCTTCAGAAGAGACTTCGGGGATAATTGATGACCAGCAAGTCAGACATGATAATGATGTAACAATATACATGGAACCTGAACAAATTTCAGACATTGCGGAGAGAATTGATGACGAGCAACTTAGGCAGGAGGCCGATGTAACATCCAATGAACTTGAAcaaatttcagaaaattcaaatcACAGTATGGAAACTATTTTAGATGTCTAA